ATCTGCCGGTCAGGTATGTCATCCACGCCGCCGTGCTGGGGGACCAACCCGCGACCCTCGAGACGGTTCGTCAGGCCACCCGTAGCGCTCTGCGGCTGGCCCAGGCCAAGGGCCTCGAGACCCTGGCCTTTCCCTTGTTGGGAACTGGGGTGGGAGGGTTGCCGGTGGAAGCGGTGGCCAAGGTGATGCTCGAGGAGATCAAAGCCGCCCCCGACACGCTCACCGTCACCCTCTACGGCTTCCGCCCCGAGGACGCGGAGGCCATCCGCCGGGCGCTGTAGTGCCAGCTTGTTAGCTTACGCGTTGAGCCTGGGGCGGTTTGCGTATAGCCTAGGGGCTGTGCGCCTTTTGCGCTTGCGGCAGACCCATTTTCGCAACCTGAAGTCCCCGGAGTTCGCCCCTCCGCCGGGGCTTACCACGGTGGTGGGCGGCAACGCGCAGGGCAAGAGCAACCTGCTCGAGGCCATCTACCTAGCCTTGGGCGGCGAGCTCAAAAACGGCCTCTCCGAGCGGATCGCCTTCGGGCAGACCGAGGCTTGGGTCTATGCCGAGATCGAGACCCAGTTTGGCCTGAGCCGCCTGGAGAACAAGCTCTCCTTGCCCCGCTCCGGCTCATCGGGCGGACGTGAACTGTGGCTCAACGAGGCGAGCGCTAGCCTCAAGGAGTTCGCCCAGTTGCCGGGGGCGGTGTTGCTGGGGCCAGACGACTTGGATCTGGTGCTGGGCCCCCCGGAGGAGCGCCGCCGCTTTCTCGACTTGCTGTTGTCGCGCTTCTCGGCCCGCTACCGCGCGGTGCTCTCGGCGTACTCGCGGGCGTTACAACAGCGCAACGCCCTGCTCAAGATGGGGGGCAAGGGGCTCGCGGTGTGGAACGCCGAGCTGGCCAAGTATGGCGCCGAGATCCTCAGCCTGCGGCGGCGGATGCTGAGAAAGCTCTCTCCGTTGGCCCGTGAGGCGTACCGCGAGCTGGCTCCCGGCGAACTCCACCTCGAGCTGCTGGAAACCACCCCCCCCGAGGAGTTTTTACCCGCCCTCGAGGACACCATGCAGCAAGACCTCGAGCGCGGGGCGACCAGCATCGGCCCCCACCGCGACGATCTGGCGATGCGCTTGGATGGGCGCGACGCTTTGAAGTTCGCCAGCCGCGGCGAAGCCCGTTCGATCGCCTTGGCCTTGCGCCTGGGCGAGCACCGCCTCTTGTGGCAGCACTACGACGAGGCTCCGCTCTTGCTGGTGGATGAGTGGCATACCGAACTCGACCCGCGCCGCCGAGGGGCCTTGCTCAGCTATGCCCAGAGCCTGCCCCAGGCCATCCTGGCCGGGCTCGAGGCTCCCGAAAACGGCGGAGCGGTGGTCTGGATCGAGGCGGGGGTGTGGGGCTAGACCTCAAAACAGCAGCCGTAGCCCGCCTAGGAGGGCCAGCCCCAGCACCAACCGCTCAAAGAGCGCCTGGTCCATCTGGCGAAGCATCCAGCGCCCCCACAAGGCCCCCACCCCCACCGCGGGGGCCAGCAGCAAGTCGACCTGCAAGGTCTGCCAGCTGATCAGGCCGAGCCCCACCGCGAACGGTAGCTTGAAGAGGTTGACGGCCAGAAAAAACCAGGCGGTGGTGCCTACGAACTCGAGCTTGTCTAGCCGCATGGCCAACAGATAGAGGGTGGTGAACGGCCCGGCGGCGTTGGCTACCATCGTGGTGACGCCGGCCGATAGGCCCATGCCGAGGGTGAACACCCAAGAGGCCGAAGGTAGATTCCCTGTCGGGACGGCGTACCGCCGTACACCTACAAGTGGGGGGCGATCCCGGAAACGCTGCGCGAGCTGGTAGACCGTCATCGCCACGATCAACCCCCCGATCACCCCCCGAAGCTCGGCGTCGTCGATCACGGCCAGCACTCCCACCCCCAGCAGGATGCCTGCAGCGGTCCAAGGGAAAAGCCGCCAAAGCCGCGGCCAGTTGACGTGCTGGCGCAGCAATGTCACCGCCAGGAGGTCACCTACGATCAGCACCGGGAGCAGCGCCCCGGTGGACTCCCTGGCCGGGAAGATCTGGGCGAAAAGGGCAACCGCCAGGATTCCTCCGCCGGGCACCCCCGACTTCGAGGCTCCTACAATTAAGGCCGCAAGGACGGCTACAGACCAAGATGCTGGGGTCAGTTCCACCGAGCTTGACCTCCCCGCTTTGCGGCGAAAGCGGCGTCTCGGCTCTCAACATACCGCCTCCCCCTCCCAGTAGACTAAGCCCCGATGGTTAGGCGCAGCTCCAACGTCCACCGGCCCGCCGAACTTCTGGGAAAAATTCTCAAGACCCATGGCCTCGAGCACGGCTTCAGGCGGGGCAAGGCGCTGGCCCTTTGGCCCAAGGTGGCGGGGGAGATGCTGGCCCAGATGAGCGAGGCAGCCGCACTCGAGGACGGCGTGTTGATGGTCTATGTTCCTGATTCGGCGGCGGCCTTTCACCTCAAATTCCAGCGCGAGGAATTCCTCAGGCGCTATGAAAAGCACCTGCCTGGCACCGTAACCGATATCCGCTTTCGGGAAAGGCGCTTGGTGGGCAAAGCGGCGGACAAGGCCCAGCCCGCCCCTCCACCCCCCCTCTCCCCCGAGGAGGAGGCGCGGTTGCGGGCTTTGGCCGACAAGACCCCCGGGGAACTCAAGGCTGCCGTGTACCGGGCCGCCCGGGCGGTCTTGCAGCGGCAAAAGCTCTCTCCGCATCCTCCCTGCGTGATCTGTGGCTCGCCTGAGCCGGAAAACCCCTGTAAAAACTGCCAGCGGCTCCTGGGAGACCCCGCCGTAAAGCGCGAGGCCAGTCGGCTCATCCGCAAGCCGCTCCACCCCCGGCTCGAGGGGGAACCCCTCCAGGCGGCCAAATATCTGGCTCAGATGCGCCTCGAGGCCCAGCTTCGCGAGTTGCTCCCGCAGGTGGTCAAGGAGCCCCATCTGGTAGCGGTTTTGCAGGATACGGCCCGCCGCTACTTGCAACTTCGCGCGGGACAGCCCGAGGTCAGACCCTATCTCCACCTCCTCCCCGAGACCTTGCGCCAGTTCCTCAAAGAGCTCTAGGCGCTACAGCTCATACTGGTGTGCGGTGAGGGCCAGACGGCGGCGGCGCTCCTCGTAGTCGGGCATGATTTGGCCCAGCAGACGCCAGAAAGCGGGAGAGTGGTCGAAGATGAGCAAATGGCATACCTCGTGGGCTACCACGTAATCGAGGAGGAGCGAAGGGGCCATCATGAGCCGCCAGTTGAAGCGCAGCTCGCCCTTGAGGTTGCAGCTACCCCACCGCGAGCGCTGGTCGCGGATATACACCGCTTGGGGGGTGCGGCCGAGCTGTCGGCTGTAAAACTCCACCCGCGCGGGAATGCGCTCGAGGGCTCGGCCTTCATACCAGACCTCGAGGAGTTTGCGGGCGGTGCTGGCGGTGTTGGCCCAAACCTGAAAGCTACCGCCCCATAGCCGTATGGCAGGCCCCTCTTCCTCCGGTAAGCGCTCGAGGGTATAGCGCCGCCCCAGGTATAAAAGCGGTTCCCCGGTCGTGAATTTGCGCCTTGGCGGCAAGCCCATCTTGGCGAACTCGTTCTGCTTTTTCACGATCCAGGGGGCTTTGGAGAGCACGAAATCCTGCAAGGTTTCTAGGCGAACTCGATGAGGAGCGCTTACCAGTACCCGCTCGGCGTCCACCTGCAGGCCCACGGTGCGCCGCCTGGAACTGCGCCGGATCTCAAAGACGATCCGGCGCTGCCCAAACTTGACCTGGCCCCGCTCTTTATCCACTGCCCGCACCGTTTTCACCCCTTTGGGTTCCAGCGTGGGTAAACCCGGATGCCCCGGTGAGCCGAGGTGCTTTTTGTTCTACATCCTCCGACTCCCTGGGGCCAGAGGGGGGGCACAATTAAGATCGCTGCGGCGAACATTACGCCCACGGCATAACCCCCCTCCGGCTGGGAGGGCGTAGGGGTGGACCTCGAGCCAAAACCCTCTCGGTCTTAAGACCTAGGCTGCCCTCCGCCCAGGGCATGAGGTGTTCCGAGGGCCGCTTTTCTAGGCTAGGGCCAAGGAGGAGAGCATGCCATACCCCCTCACCCCGCTAATCCGAACTGCCCGGAAGGGTACCGGCGAACCGACCTGGCTTGATGGGGCGCGTGTTCACGGTAAAGGTCAGGTGGAACCATGCCCCGCGTAGCCCTCATCACCGGAGCCAGCCGGGGGCTGGGGCTGGCGCTCGCCCGAGCCCTGGCCGAGAAAGGCTGGGCGCTGGTTATCGACGCCCGGGGGGCCGAAGCGCTGGAATATGCTCGAGCCGAACTCGCCGGAAAGGCGCAGGTGGTGTCGATCCCCGGTGACGTGTCGAATGACTGGCACCTCCAAGCCCTGGTCGAAGCCGCACAGGAGCTCGGCGGCCTCGACGCCGTGGTCAACAACGCCTCGATCCTGGGGCCGAGCCCCCAGCCTCGCCTCGCCGAGTATCCCCTCGAGGGGCTCGAGCAGGTCTACCGGGTCAACGTTCTGGCCCCCTTGCGGCTGATCCAGCTTGCCCTGCCGCTGCTGAAGCCGGGAGGCTGCATCCTCAACATCACCTCCGACGCGGCGGTGGAGGGCTACGCGGGCTGGGGTGGGTACGGCTCGAGCAAAGCTGCGCTCGAGCAGCTTTCGAAGGTCCTCGCTGCCGAGCACCCCGAGTTCCGGGTCTACTGGGTGGACCCCGGGGACATAAACACTCGGATGCACCAAGAAGCTTTTCCCGGGGAGGATATCTCGGACCGGCCTCCCCCCGA
This portion of the Meiothermus sp. Pnk-1 genome encodes:
- a CDS encoding SDR family NAD(P)-dependent oxidoreductase — encoded protein: MPRVALITGASRGLGLALARALAEKGWALVIDARGAEALEYARAELAGKAQVVSIPGDVSNDWHLQALVEAAQELGGLDAVVNNASILGPSPQPRLAEYPLEGLEQVYRVNVLAPLRLIQLALPLLKPGGCILNITSDAAVEGYAGWGGYGSSKAALEQLSKVLAAEHPEFRVYWVDPGDINTRMHQEAFPGEDISDRPPPETSVPGLLKLIEGKLPSGRYKAREIGQKRQEIQGLRIALAVNDFERAAHFYRDGLGLAALEEWNRPEGRGLILDAGRATLELLDVSQVETVDRIEAGRRVSGPVRLAFEVEHLEAVAQALQEAGAEAIHPPVRTPWGDRNQRLRAPDGMQITLFRAKAKEPIS
- a CDS encoding DUF721 domain-containing protein gives rise to the protein MVRRSSNVHRPAELLGKILKTHGLEHGFRRGKALALWPKVAGEMLAQMSEAAALEDGVLMVYVPDSAAAFHLKFQREEFLRRYEKHLPGTVTDIRFRERRLVGKAADKAQPAPPPPLSPEEEARLRALADKTPGELKAAVYRAARAVLQRQKLSPHPPCVICGSPEPENPCKNCQRLLGDPAVKREASRLIRKPLHPRLEGEPLQAAKYLAQMRLEAQLRELLPQVVKEPHLVAVLQDTARRYLQLRAGQPEVRPYLHLLPETLRQFLKEL
- a CDS encoding macro domain-containing protein; the protein is MALIKIAQGDLTEFTGDAIVNAANNYLQLGAGVAGAIRRKGGPRIQEECDRIGKIGVGEAAVTGAGNLPVRYVIHAAVLGDQPATLETVRQATRSALRLAQAKGLETLAFPLLGTGVGGLPVEAVAKVMLEEIKAAPDTLTVTLYGFRPEDAEAIRRAL
- a CDS encoding M48 family metallopeptidase, with translation MKTVRAVDKERGQVKFGQRRIVFEIRRSSRRRTVGLQVDAERVLVSAPHRVRLETLQDFVLSKAPWIVKKQNEFAKMGLPPRRKFTTGEPLLYLGRRYTLERLPEEEGPAIRLWGGSFQVWANTASTARKLLEVWYEGRALERIPARVEFYSRQLGRTPQAVYIRDQRSRWGSCNLKGELRFNWRLMMAPSLLLDYVVAHEVCHLLIFDHSPAFWRLLGQIMPDYEERRRRLALTAHQYEL
- the recF gene encoding DNA replication and repair protein RecF (All proteins in this family for which functions are known are DNA-binding proteins that assist the filamentation of RecA onto DNA for the initiation of recombination or recombinational repair.) encodes the protein MRLLRLRQTHFRNLKSPEFAPPPGLTTVVGGNAQGKSNLLEAIYLALGGELKNGLSERIAFGQTEAWVYAEIETQFGLSRLENKLSLPRSGSSGGRELWLNEASASLKEFAQLPGAVLLGPDDLDLVLGPPEERRRFLDLLLSRFSARYRAVLSAYSRALQQRNALLKMGGKGLAVWNAELAKYGAEILSLRRRMLRKLSPLAREAYRELAPGELHLELLETTPPEEFLPALEDTMQQDLERGATSIGPHRDDLAMRLDGRDALKFASRGEARSIALALRLGEHRLLWQHYDEAPLLLVDEWHTELDPRRRGALLSYAQSLPQAILAGLEAPENGGAVVWIEAGVWG
- a CDS encoding sulfite exporter TauE/SafE family protein, whose protein sequence is MELTPASWSVAVLAALIVGASKSGVPGGGILAVALFAQIFPARESTGALLPVLIVGDLLAVTLLRQHVNWPRLWRLFPWTAAGILLGVGVLAVIDDAELRGVIGGLIVAMTVYQLAQRFRDRPPLVGVRRYAVPTGNLPSASWVFTLGMGLSAGVTTMVANAAGPFTTLYLLAMRLDKLEFVGTTAWFFLAVNLFKLPFAVGLGLISWQTLQVDLLLAPAVGVGALWGRWMLRQMDQALFERLVLGLALLGGLRLLF